A genomic window from Silene latifolia isolate original U9 population chromosome 11, ASM4854445v1, whole genome shotgun sequence includes:
- the LOC141614178 gene encoding uncharacterized protein LOC141614178, translated as MLNHVKGPKSYEDIRRVNGTLYDTYREACYAYGLIGDDKEYIDAIEEASEWASGFYLRNLFATLLLSGTLSMPSRVWEATWSLLADDILHRQRNILQNRALELIDEELKNYALIDIEASLQLNGSSLARFEGMPLPDTSSTTHHANTMVMDELSYDKESLQRGVFVYGYGGLVKHSSANFMCSPSKRGEIVLPVASSGIAATLIPGGRTAHARLGIPINLTENSTCPRIKPGSDLAELLIIAKLIIWDEAPMTHKHGFEAVDRSLKDVMRVVDPRNATLPFGGKVVVFGGDFRQTLPVVSKGSRADVVHASLCSSYLWSSCKMRYENSRSGLRKLEMGWSGIQMMVIFEVDIEFPDDLLIQHVTNPIASLVDITYPDLQNRLWDPNYLQERAIPAPTHEIVEDVNDYVLSLIHEEERIYLSSMRSER; from the exons ATGTTGAACCATGTAAAGGGACCCAAAAGTTACGAGGACATAAGAAGGGTTAACGGCACTCTCTATGACACGTATAGGGAAGCGTGTTATGCATATGGCTTGATCGGTGACGACAAAGAGTACATTGATGCGATAGAGGAAGCAAGCGAATGGGCCTCTGGATTTTATCTTAGAAACCTCTTTGCGACTTTATTGTTATCTGGGACGTTGTCCATGCCAAGTAGAGTCTGGGAGGCAACATGGAGTCTTCTAGCGGATGATATCCTTCACAGGCAACGTAATATTCTTCAAAACCGAG CTTTGGAACTAATCGATGAAGAATTGAAAAACTATGCTTTGATCGACATAGAAGCATCACTCCAATTAAATGGGAGTAGTTTAGCAAGATTTGAAGGGATGCCCCTACCCGATACATCGTCAACAACACATCACGCGAACACGATGGTTATGGATGAGTTGTCTTATGACAAAGAATCGCTCCA GAGGGGTGTTTTTGTGTATGGCTATGGGGGACTGGTAAAACATTCATCCGCGAACTTTATGTGCTCGCCCTCGAAGCGGGGTGAAATTGTTTTGCCTGTTGCATCTAGCGGAATTGCAGCAACGTTGATACCTGGTGGTAGAACAGCGCACGCGAGACTTGGCATTCCAATCAATCTCACCGAAAACTCCACTTGCCCCAGAATTAAACCTGGTAGTGATTTAGCGGAATTGCTGATCATAGCGAAGCTAATTATATGGGACGAAGCGCCGATGACTCATAAACATGGTTTCGAGGCTGTTGATAGAAGTTTGAAAGACGTCATGCGTGTTGTAGATCCGCGTAATGCAACACTACCATTTGGCGGGAAAGTGGTAGTTTTTGGTGGCGATTTTCGCCAAACATTACCGGTTGTTTCCAAAGGGAGCAGGGCTGATGTTGTGCATGCTTCTCTTTGTTCGTCGTATTTGTGGAGTTCATGTAAG ATGAGATACGAAAATTCTCGGAGTGGATTACGAAAATTGGAGATGGGTTGGTCGGGGATCCAAATGATGGTGATCTTTGAGGTTGACATAGAGTTCCCCGACGATTTACTTATTCAACACGTGACTAATCCCATTGCCTCCTTAGTAGATATCACTTATCCTGATCTTCAAAATCGGTtatgggacccaaattatcttcaaGAAAGGGCAATTCCTGCACCCACTCACGAAATAGTTGAAGATGTAAATGATTATGTGTTATCTCTTATCCATGAGGAAGAGAGAATTTACTTAAGCTCGATGAGGTCGGAGAGATGA
- the LOC141614176 gene encoding uncharacterized protein LOC141614176 codes for MEQPTQKTIAKIQEGDFNVYMKVRVIRKWKKQEWNNHGKGIFHKVEFLMVDEENNVFQGLITKSLIKKYDGRIEEGKTYKIGRFQTVRNHGFHLATTHKYRIRFGTRITIDEIECGSIPKHGFKFVSFEDIISNKLEGRQLIDVIGGVEDYNAVFVHNNTKRMALDLANQDDTQLSFWMWGSYTKDGEHIATNLCHKSKKPVIVMQCVERIVTKGGHIRLSTVDDVSKIYVNPEIPEAHYIRTRLSARPGRSKGVVESKNKTILDESCKTLHEIMCTELAGKYVTVAYLNEIDDTFGWYRNICQKCTSPVGKRHGKWYCSDENCIAHEEGSENRATRFKVGNVRGVPQELTSMLRKKYVLKLVVDKRYNLELSSRCYTVVDYSDELRHIEAWTEQYKMIQEKIQYENQVLAAKECEDDSAVKGIHNDESVEKILTLNMTQESV; via the exons ATGGAACAACCGACACAAAAAACGATTGCTAAAATTCAAGAAGGAGACTTTAATGTATACATGAAAGTCAGGGTGATAAGGAAATGGAAAAAACAGGAATGGAACAATCATGGAAAAGGGATTTTTCATAAAGTTGAGTTCCTAATGGTTGATGAAGAAAACAATGTTTTTCAAGGATTAATCACAAAATCATTGATCAAGAAATACGATGGAAGAATTGAAGAAGGAAAGACGTACAAAATAGGGAGATTTCAAACAGTCCGTAACCACGGATTCCACCTTGCAACAACACACAAGTATCGGATCAGATTTGGTACGCGGATAACCATTGATGAAATAGAGTGTGGGTCTATTCCAAAGCATGGTTTTAAGTTTGTCTCATTTGAAGATATCATTAGTAACAAACTAGAAGGAAGACAACTAATAG ATGTCATAGGAGGAGTAGAGGACTACAATGCTGTCTTTGTACACAACAACACCAAAAGAATGGCACTGGATTTGGCAAACCAAGA CGATACTCAATTATCATTTTGGATGTGGGGATCATACACTAAAGACGGTGAACATATAGCAACAAATCTTTGCCACAAGTCGAAGAAACCAGTTATTGTTATGCAATGCGTGGAAAGGATAGTCACAAAAG GAGGACACATTCGTCTATCAACTGTAGACGATGTGAGCAAGATCTATGTTAATCCAGAAATACCTGAGGCACATTATATTAGGACAAG ATTATCAGCAAGGCCAGGTAGAAGTAAAGGAGTTGTTGAAAGCAAGAACAAGACAATATTGGATGAAAGTTGCAAGACACTACACGAAATCATGTGTACTGAATTG GCTGGCAAATATGTGACAGTAGCATACTTGAATGAAATAGACGACACTTTTGGATGGTACCGTAATATATGCCAAAAGTGTACAAGTCCAGTTGGGAAGAGACATGGCAAATGGTACTGTTCAGACGAAAATTGTATAGCACATGAAGAGGGCAGCGAAAATAGAGCAACACG ATTTAAG GTAGGAAATGTCCGAGGAGTGCCACAAGAACTAACGTCAATGTTACGAAAGAAGTACGTACTCAAGTTAGTAGTTGACAAAAGGTACAATCTGGAATTAAGCTCAAGGTGCTACACGGTTGTGGACTACAGTGATGAGTTGAGACATATAGAAGCATGGACTGAACAATACAAAATGATACAG GAGAAAATTCAATACGAGAATCAAGTCTTAGCGGCCAAAGAATGCGAG GATGATAGTGCTGTCAAGGGAATACATAACGATGAATCTGTGGAAAAGATTTTAACATTAAATATGACACAG GAAagtgtgtag
- the LOC141614177 gene encoding uncharacterized protein LOC141614177, translated as MDKRDIIVQKSCGSLQRISELHPLFMALQYPLLFPCGEDGYRLGISYSENSLRNSNSENPRDKLTLREWYAFRIQDRPLSVEFPTLLQSGKTYHQFLVDGFASVESHRLKFIRYNQDLLRVDNYNNLRRAVERGDVEPSSAGSRLIVPSSLVGGDPYMRVNYLDTMTICRWFGYPDLFITFTCNPKWPEITRFVRNRGLNPEDRPDILSRVFKIKLEELMIDLKERHIFGRVRAVVYTIEFQKRGLPQAHILLFLHREDKFPEAADIDKIISAEIPNPVENPVLHAVVCTHMIHGPCGTAKPRSPCMVGSTCSKHFPKKCTERTTIGEDGYPIYKRSKTGPTIYKDRVALDNGSVVPYNPYLLLKYRAHINVEWCNQSKAIKWTRLNDTTIVGTFQHVRLFGGYSRLTFTTGLPHDRKVCFHLPGERGVVFDDEDPIDKVLEKSSMGVSKFLSWMKINSSEEEELQIAKDLLYCQFPTKFVWNKDQREWTLRK; from the exons ATGGATAAACGAGATATTATTGTACAAAAGTCATGCGGAAGTTTACAACGTATATCTGAGTTACACCCATTATTCATGGCCCTccagtatcctttattatttccGTGCGGGGAAGACGGTTACCGATTGGGAATTTCTTACTCTGAAAACTCTCTTCGAAATAGCAATTCTGAAAATCCGCGCGATAAATTAACTCTTAGAGAGTGGTATGCATTCCGTATTCAGGATAGACCACTGTCAGTTGAATTTCCAACTCTGTTACAATCCGGTAAAACCTATCACCAGTTtttagttgacggatttgcatcgGTTGAATCTCATAGACTAAAGTTTATACGATATAACCAAGATCTTCTTCGCGTGGACAATTACAATAATCTTAGAAGAGCTGTTGAACGAGGGGACGTTGAGCCGTCTTCCGCCGGTAGTCGTCTtattgttccttcttctttggtGGGAGGTGACCCATATATGAGAGTAAACTACCTTGATACTATGACCATTTGTAGGTGGTTCGGTTACCCTGATCTATTTATCACGTTTACGTGCAATCCCAAGTGGCCGGAAATCACCCGGTTTGTTAGAAATAGGGGACTTAATCCCGAggatcgtcctgatattttgtcTCGCGTATTCAAGATTAAGCTCGAAGAGTTGATGATTGATTTAAAAGAGCGCCATATCTTTGGTAGGGTTAGAGCAG TTGTATATACTATTGAATTTCAGAAGCGTGGTCTTCCACAAGCTCATATCCTTTTGTTCTTACATCGAGAAGACAAGTTCCCTGAAGCTGCGGATATCGATAAAATAATTTCAGCGGAGATCCCCAATCCGGTTGAGAATCCTGTGTTACATGCCGTCGTTTGCACACACATGATTCACGGACCGTGTGGAACTGCAAAACCACGATCACCGTGTATGGTTGGGTCTACATGCTCAAAACATTTCCCCAAAAAGTGTACCGAAAGAACAACTATTGGCGAAGACGGTTATCCTATTTATAAGAGAAGTAAAACAGGACCAACAATATATAAGGACCGAGTGGCACTTGACAATGGATCTGTCGTGCCATATAACCCGTACTTATTGCTGAAATATCGTGCACATATCAATGTGGAGTGGTGTAACCAGTCTAAAGCGATCAA GTGGACGAGATTAAACGATACTACGATTGTAGGTACCTTTCAGCATGTGAGGCTGTTTGGAGGATATTCGCGTTTGACATTCACTACAGGACTCCCGCATGATCGAAAGGTCTGCTTTCACCTTCCCGGCGAACGAGGCGTTGTGTTTGATGATGAAGATCCTATTGACAAGGTCTTAGAGAAATCATCGATGGGAGTGTCAAAGTTTTTATCTTGGATGAAAATTAACAGTAGTGAAGAGGAAGAGTTGCAGATAGCGAAGGACTTATTGTACTGTCAATTCCCAACTAAATTTGTGTGGAATAAAGATCAGCGAGAGTGGACCCTTAGAAAATAG